One genomic window of Geoanaerobacter pelophilus includes the following:
- a CDS encoding substrate-binding periplasmic protein, protein MGFVQRFIGACQSLWIDGSKLYARSLACASGLLGLVSALPQTVLAEPLKMAFRDKPPYSYLENGVQKGFLLERTQRILSRAKIESKFIILPPKRIFQDIQNNVEPVCSFGWYKIPEREKYARFSIPMHQDRPHVILASPNSAQKLLRHKTLKNVMADSTLLLAVADGVSYGPELDTMIAAFPGKVDKALQSPLQVAKKLAINRADLMFIDQDDYDYLMETNAEFKSTGTVRITYPDLPAGLKRYILCSQKVDEGVMRKINAAIAAEGTR, encoded by the coding sequence ATGGGGTTCGTTCAGCGATTCATTGGGGCCTGCCAGTCACTATGGATTGACGGCAGTAAATTGTATGCAAGGTCTTTAGCATGCGCTTCCGGCTTACTGGGTCTGGTGTCTGCCTTGCCACAAACTGTTCTGGCTGAACCTCTGAAGATGGCCTTTCGTGACAAACCACCCTATTCTTACCTGGAAAACGGTGTACAGAAGGGCTTTCTGCTGGAACGAACCCAAAGAATTCTTTCACGCGCCAAAATTGAATCAAAATTCATAATACTTCCTCCCAAGCGGATCTTCCAGGATATCCAAAACAATGTGGAGCCGGTTTGTTCCTTTGGCTGGTACAAAATTCCGGAACGTGAGAAGTATGCCCGCTTTTCCATCCCCATGCATCAGGATCGACCGCATGTCATTCTTGCGAGCCCCAACTCTGCCCAGAAGTTGCTTCGCCACAAGACCCTGAAGAATGTGATGGCTGATTCAACTCTCCTGCTTGCAGTTGCCGACGGTGTTTCTTATGGCCCTGAGCTTGATACCATGATAGCTGCATTTCCGGGCAAGGTTGACAAGGCGTTACAGTCACCGTTGCAAGTCGCAAAAAAATTGGCGATCAACCGGGCTGATCTCATGTTTATTGACCAGGATGATTACGATTACTTGATGGAAACTAACGCTGAGTTCAAGAGCACTGGCACGGTGCGTATTACATACCCTGATCTGCCTGCTGGATTAAAACGTTATATACTCTGCAGTCAGAAAGTAGACGAGGGTGTTATGCGAAAGATTAACGCAGCAATTGCTGCAGAGGGAACACGTTGA
- a CDS encoding substrate-binding periplasmic protein yields MVTLEYPPYEYSEDGVIKGAAVEIVREAFKLMGHEVIIEILPFARSIEMLKNGDADGIFTFFRTPERESFAFFSQEAVVQQRISLWVRKDSKITFDGNLTSLKDYRFGVVRKTSYGERFDGAVKKGTLKIAESYTIEEAIKLLVNGRVDIWVSNHDGAVFELKKIGQSKEVKELLPSLQNIPAYVGFSRKRNLEGLRNDFDAALRTLKKSGKYAIILKGYSH; encoded by the coding sequence ATGGTGACCCTTGAGTACCCCCCCTATGAATACTCCGAGGACGGAGTCATCAAGGGGGCTGCCGTCGAGATAGTGAGAGAGGCATTTAAACTTATGGGGCATGAAGTCATTATTGAAATCTTGCCTTTTGCACGATCCATTGAAATGCTCAAGAATGGTGACGCTGATGGAATATTTACCTTTTTCAGGACGCCTGAAAGGGAGAGTTTTGCGTTCTTCTCACAAGAAGCGGTTGTACAGCAGCGAATTTCACTATGGGTGAGGAAAGACTCAAAAATAACCTTTGACGGCAATCTGACAAGCCTCAAGGATTACCGGTTCGGGGTGGTAAGAAAAACCAGTTACGGAGAGAGATTTGACGGTGCAGTAAAAAAGGGGACGTTGAAAATTGCGGAGTCCTACACCATTGAAGAGGCCATAAAATTACTGGTGAACGGAAGGGTTGACATCTGGGTGAGCAATCATGACGGTGCAGTATTTGAACTAAAGAAAATCGGTCAATCCAAGGAAGTGAAAGAACTGTTGCCTTCGCTTCAGAATATACCGGCCTATGTCGGTTTTTCCAGGAAGCGAAATCTCGAAGGATTGAGAAACGACTTTGATGCTGCCCTGCGCACATTGAAGAAGAGCGGCAAATACGCTATTATATTAAAAGGTTACTCTCATTGA
- a CDS encoding response regulator has product MNLNISTKILCVVLAVSLLVMSGWGVVNFLNDKKDLSMDLQQQTEAAAKRLGQALVNPVWNLDDDEIGRIIRYEVKSDNIRAIILRGDNGRLLAGSSKSGGSIYNLSQDNSGKDTAGLLKSTISADAQVRKESAILASVTVYAEDTPLKSKLRKRLFLSAFGILLLCAGLTTVLYMALRRTIVRPLKELERAVDQISIENLAIPIPVNGTDEIGKLADRFREMTTELQASLDLQRQKEVQLLQAQKMEAVGMLVGGISHDFNNILCAISGSAELLSFRLQAEHLVEMDNIKKHLSNISDATNRATALIRQLLTLSMKKEVLLTAVDLKDSVRHVHKLLQSSLDKSITVKLDLPEMQAMVNSDPIQMEQLLLNLCINASHAMTIMRPEGDPWGGDLGISLKLLSGDGSILKADDEADADACWLLSVTDTGVGMEPSVMENIFTPFFTTKQKGVGSGLGLSMAYSIITQHHGDLTLHSVPGKGSSFHIKLPILCQPDDNRQSAKDTKDTTLPSGSGMILVVDDDDAVRENASQILTQCGYRVVLAVNGAEGVRLAITHGAEIRLILLDMIMPVMSGIDALPKIRESAPTAKLLLTSGFKQDPRVLSLLAKGAVDDFILKPYPLQQLAWRIQALLASDERVSKMVAGQAATFRGESI; this is encoded by the coding sequence ATGAACCTGAACATCTCAACTAAAATTCTCTGCGTCGTTCTGGCGGTTTCCTTGCTCGTCATGTCGGGTTGGGGAGTTGTCAATTTCCTTAACGACAAAAAAGATCTTTCAATGGATCTCCAGCAGCAGACAGAAGCGGCTGCAAAACGACTTGGGCAGGCACTTGTCAATCCCGTTTGGAATCTGGATGACGATGAAATCGGCAGGATTATTAGGTATGAGGTTAAGAGTGACAACATTCGGGCGATCATACTGCGAGGCGATAATGGTCGCCTGCTTGCAGGGAGCAGCAAATCTGGAGGTTCAATTTACAACCTATCACAGGACAATAGCGGAAAGGATACAGCTGGCCTGCTGAAAAGCACTATTTCGGCAGACGCGCAGGTTCGAAAGGAGTCAGCTATCCTCGCCTCGGTAACTGTGTATGCCGAGGACACTCCGCTGAAGTCGAAGCTCCGCAAGAGGCTCTTTTTGTCAGCATTCGGGATATTACTTCTCTGCGCCGGTCTTACTACCGTACTTTACATGGCTTTGCGAAGAACCATAGTTCGCCCCCTCAAAGAACTTGAGAGAGCGGTGGATCAGATATCGATAGAAAATCTTGCCATTCCGATCCCCGTAAACGGGACTGACGAAATAGGGAAGCTTGCTGATCGTTTCCGGGAGATGACCACCGAACTTCAGGCCAGTCTTGACCTGCAGCGGCAGAAGGAGGTGCAACTGCTGCAGGCCCAGAAAATGGAGGCAGTGGGGATGCTGGTTGGCGGGATATCCCATGATTTCAACAATATCCTGTGCGCGATATCGGGATCGGCAGAGCTGTTGTCGTTTCGTCTTCAAGCTGAACATCTTGTCGAGATGGATAACATCAAGAAGCATCTCTCGAATATAAGTGACGCGACAAACCGTGCAACCGCACTGATTCGCCAACTTCTTACTCTTTCAATGAAGAAGGAGGTACTGCTAACTGCTGTTGATTTGAAGGATTCGGTCCGGCATGTTCATAAACTGCTGCAGAGCAGTTTGGACAAATCGATAACTGTGAAACTTGATTTGCCGGAGATGCAAGCAATGGTGAACTCAGATCCTATTCAGATGGAACAGCTGCTGCTGAATCTCTGTATCAACGCCAGTCATGCAATGACTATTATGAGACCGGAAGGTGATCCGTGGGGAGGAGACCTGGGTATTTCACTCAAGTTATTAAGTGGTGACGGCTCTATCCTCAAGGCAGATGATGAGGCGGATGCGGATGCGTGCTGGCTCCTGTCGGTTACTGATACGGGGGTGGGGATGGAGCCCTCGGTCATGGAAAATATTTTTACCCCCTTCTTTACCACCAAACAAAAAGGAGTGGGGAGCGGTCTGGGGCTCTCCATGGCCTACTCGATAATAACGCAACACCATGGCGATCTTACGCTACATTCGGTTCCCGGCAAAGGGAGCTCTTTCCATATTAAACTGCCGATATTGTGCCAGCCGGATGACAACCGCCAGAGTGCAAAGGATACAAAAGACACAACTCTTCCCTCTGGTTCAGGAATGATCCTGGTTGTTGATGATGATGATGCTGTCCGGGAGAACGCTTCCCAGATTCTCACCCAGTGCGGGTACCGCGTGGTTCTGGCGGTCAATGGTGCCGAAGGAGTCCGCCTTGCAATAACGCATGGCGCAGAAATCAGGCTGATATTGCTCGACATGATTATGCCGGTAATGTCAGGCATAGATGCCCTGCCGAAGATCAGGGAGTCTGCGCCAACCGCCAAACTTTTGCTTACCTCTGGTTTCAAACAGGACCCCAGAGTTCTTTCCCTTCTGGCGAAGGGCGCAGTGGACGATTTCATACTTAAACCATATCCGCTGCAACAGCTGGCTTGGAGAATACAGGCACTTCTTGCATCCGATGAGCGCGTCAGTAAGATGGTTGCTGGCCAGGCAGCAACTTTTCGCGGAGAATCAATATGA
- a CDS encoding tyrosine-type recombinase/integrase produces the protein MSLADVHLHDLRHSMASNMVNHGRIIYEVTKVLGHS, from the coding sequence ATGTCCCTTGCAGACGTCCACTTACACGATCTGCGGCACAGCATGGCAAGCAACATGGTCAACCATGGGCGCATAATTTACGAAGTGACCAAGGTTCTCGGACATAGCTAG
- a CDS encoding NAD-dependent epimerase/dehydratase family protein, producing the protein MNSVLVTGSSGLIGSEVVTYFHNLGFKVHGIDNNQRAVFFGVQGDTRWSLQRLVENLPNFSHHELDIRNRQGVLDLVKELKPSGIIHTAAQPSHDRAAAIPFDDFETNAVGTLNLLEAARQACPESPFIHMSTNKVYGDLPNSIPLAELETRWDFADPTYANGIAESFSIDQSTHSLFGASKVAADIMVQEYGRYFDMPTCCLRCGCLTGPNHSGVELHGFLSYLVKCNLERKEYSVFGYKGKQVRDNIHAEDVAHFIHAFYETPRCGEVYNLGGGKGNSCSILEAFSITEEFSGRKQLYKYVDQNRIGDHICYYNDLTKMKKHYPKWCITKSLRQTVKEIVESWQERLL; encoded by the coding sequence TTGAATTCAGTCCTTGTCACCGGCTCATCAGGCCTCATCGGCTCAGAAGTAGTTACCTATTTTCACAATCTCGGGTTCAAGGTTCACGGCATAGACAACAACCAGCGCGCAGTATTTTTCGGCGTTCAGGGAGACACCCGCTGGAGCCTGCAGCGACTTGTAGAAAATCTGCCCAACTTTAGTCATCACGAACTGGATATCCGCAACCGCCAAGGAGTCCTTGATCTCGTAAAAGAGCTGAAACCGTCCGGCATTATCCATACCGCTGCGCAGCCTTCACACGATCGGGCTGCCGCCATACCTTTTGACGATTTCGAAACGAACGCCGTCGGCACTCTAAATCTTCTCGAAGCGGCCCGCCAGGCCTGCCCCGAATCCCCATTTATTCATATGTCAACCAACAAAGTATATGGCGATTTACCTAACAGTATTCCGCTTGCTGAACTAGAAACACGCTGGGATTTTGCCGATCCCACCTACGCCAATGGCATTGCCGAAAGTTTTTCCATCGACCAGTCCACACATTCCCTGTTTGGCGCGTCAAAGGTTGCTGCTGACATCATGGTGCAAGAGTACGGCCGCTACTTCGACATGCCCACTTGCTGCCTTCGCTGCGGCTGCCTCACCGGCCCGAATCACTCCGGAGTTGAACTGCACGGTTTCCTGAGCTATCTTGTCAAATGCAACCTCGAAAGGAAAGAGTACAGCGTCTTTGGGTACAAGGGGAAGCAGGTGCGCGATAACATCCATGCCGAGGACGTCGCACACTTTATACATGCCTTCTACGAGACTCCCCGCTGTGGCGAGGTATACAACCTCGGCGGCGGCAAGGGTAACTCCTGCTCCATTCTAGAGGCTTTCAGCATCACCGAGGAGTTCAGCGGCAGAAAGCAGCTCTACAAATATGTCGATCAGAACCGTATCGGTGACCACATCTGTTACTACAACGATCTTACCAAGATGAAAAAGCATTACCCGAAATGGTGCATAACCAAATCACTTAGGCAGACGGTCAAGGAGATTGTCGAATCTTGGCAGGAGCGGTTATTGTGA
- a CDS encoding NAD-dependent epimerase/dehydratase family protein, whose translation MKKVLITGICGFVGSTLAKSWLVAEPGLELYGIDNFIRPGSEHNRIELQKLGIKLLHGDIRSASDFELLPKVDWVIDAAANPSVLAGVDGQTSSRQLVEHNLLGTVNILEYCKRCNAGFILISTSRVYSISRLSDIIVEPVGKAFRLASHQALPAGLSDAGVSELFSTAPPISLYGSSKLASEALALEYGEAFDFPVWINRCGVFAGAGQFGRPDQGIFTFWINSWLRRRPLVYIGFGGNGCQVRDAMHPRDLIPLLQMQTAPGTSTPVKIVNLGGGMDNAMSLAELSSWCKRRFGDHMVGSNPTIRRFDVPWLVMDSTLAGDVWGWRPETNMEQILEEIANHAEKNPHWLELSGL comes from the coding sequence GTGAAAAAAGTCCTTATCACCGGCATCTGCGGCTTTGTTGGTAGCACTTTGGCAAAGTCATGGCTTGTGGCTGAGCCTGGTCTTGAACTATACGGAATCGACAACTTTATCCGTCCAGGGAGCGAACACAACCGGATCGAACTGCAGAAACTCGGCATAAAACTTTTACATGGGGATATCCGCTCCGCATCAGATTTCGAATTGCTTCCAAAAGTTGATTGGGTGATTGACGCGGCAGCAAACCCGAGCGTCCTGGCAGGCGTTGACGGCCAGACCAGCAGCCGCCAACTTGTCGAGCACAACCTCCTTGGAACAGTAAATATACTCGAATACTGCAAGCGGTGTAACGCCGGATTTATTCTCATAAGCACCAGCAGGGTGTATTCGATCTCTCGTCTTAGCGATATTATCGTCGAGCCTGTCGGTAAAGCGTTCCGGCTTGCCTCACACCAGGCTCTTCCTGCGGGCTTGAGCGATGCTGGTGTTAGTGAGCTGTTCAGCACAGCCCCTCCAATATCTCTTTATGGCAGCTCAAAACTGGCTTCTGAGGCTTTGGCTCTTGAGTACGGGGAGGCATTCGATTTTCCGGTTTGGATAAACAGGTGCGGAGTGTTTGCAGGGGCAGGGCAGTTTGGTAGGCCTGACCAGGGAATTTTCACCTTCTGGATCAATTCCTGGCTTCGACGCAGGCCACTTGTCTACATCGGTTTCGGTGGTAATGGCTGTCAGGTTCGCGACGCCATGCACCCTCGCGACCTGATACCGTTGCTCCAAATGCAGACAGCTCCCGGCACATCAACCCCCGTAAAAATTGTGAACCTTGGAGGCGGCATGGACAATGCTATGTCACTTGCGGAACTTAGTTCTTGGTGCAAGAGAAGATTTGGTGACCATATGGTTGGCAGTAATCCAACCATACGCCGGTTCGATGTCCCCTGGCTTGTTATGGATTCAACCCTTGCCGGGGATGTTTGGGGGTGGAGACCGGAAACTAACATGGAGCAAATTCTTGAAGAAATTGCGAATCATGCAGAAAAAAACCCTCATTGGCTTGAACTTTCGGGGTTGTGA
- a CDS encoding glycosyltransferase family 39 protein — protein MKLLDAITNFFESHRYRRVLFSCLVVAAVFAYLLMASWHKWGDLIVDSSREMWVPLQIMRGKVLYKDIYYFHGPLPAYIISLCYKIFGASINTLIGCGIATTIVMCVFMYMLANTFMNWFVSVILVVNYCLVFAFGVGTYDVIFNYIFPYSFASTFCLLFIAGSLLCFLQYIEFEKTAHLIGWNLLLTLAFLSRPETALPVWCAFVFSGLLIKSKRRYFRLLMLITPVFLSAMIYCIGLYWLNAFDGFKETLLGSLLFASKGKDAFVISTAGFKEVTGNILLVIQSFLYHLIVVVVLCAGSILVHKASANNKMKLLKTISGCTLIVVAIVFACNYLENTDDLLQYRCIPLILLFSIILSLLKMFHGVDYKYNHKFFTLSFIALLLTAKIILNATPILSGFYLLTIGLVVYYVYFIKLTTGICKKISPFSVGICQSLPILIVFVALAIKSWGMSADIYSGKNLRVDSGKGILYCWGDLKTKSYWDAVHYLQNHTSKNDSLVVIPEGASINFYAERSNPLKYFLFLPGDIIKIGEQTIINQLHDSKIDYIAIVHRPSHEYEFDAFGVDYGLQLSSWIAGNYEKVNQFGAKPFSSDNFGIEILKRK, from the coding sequence ATGAAGCTACTTGATGCGATAACAAATTTTTTTGAATCTCACCGGTACCGCAGGGTTCTTTTTTCCTGCCTTGTCGTTGCAGCTGTTTTTGCCTATCTACTGATGGCTAGCTGGCATAAGTGGGGGGATCTTATAGTTGATTCCTCAAGAGAGATGTGGGTACCGCTGCAGATTATGAGAGGTAAAGTATTATATAAGGATATTTATTATTTTCACGGTCCTTTGCCGGCATATATTATATCACTGTGTTACAAGATATTTGGTGCCAGTATAAATACATTAATAGGTTGTGGCATTGCAACAACAATAGTCATGTGCGTATTTATGTATATGTTGGCTAACACATTTATGAATTGGTTTGTGTCAGTAATATTAGTTGTAAATTATTGTCTGGTTTTTGCATTTGGTGTCGGTACCTATGATGTTATATTCAATTACATCTTCCCATACAGTTTTGCCTCGACTTTTTGTTTGTTATTCATAGCAGGATCTCTGTTATGTTTCTTGCAATATATCGAATTTGAAAAGACTGCCCATTTAATTGGTTGGAATCTGCTGCTGACCCTTGCTTTTCTCTCGCGGCCAGAAACTGCGCTGCCAGTCTGGTGCGCCTTCGTGTTTTCCGGACTACTTATTAAAAGCAAAAGACGTTATTTTAGGCTTTTGATGCTTATAACTCCTGTTTTTTTGAGTGCTATGATTTATTGCATAGGGCTTTATTGGTTGAACGCCTTTGATGGTTTCAAAGAAACGCTGTTGGGGAGTTTACTCTTCGCCTCAAAAGGAAAAGATGCTTTTGTCATTTCGACGGCAGGCTTTAAGGAAGTGACCGGGAATATACTGCTTGTTATCCAATCGTTTCTATATCACCTAATAGTTGTTGTAGTTCTCTGTGCCGGGTCAATTCTTGTTCACAAGGCTTCAGCCAATAACAAGATGAAACTACTCAAAACTATCTCCGGTTGTACTCTCATAGTAGTGGCTATTGTTTTTGCTTGTAACTATCTCGAAAATACTGATGACTTGCTCCAGTACCGATGTATTCCATTGATCTTATTATTTTCCATAATCCTATCTCTATTGAAAATGTTTCATGGAGTAGATTACAAATACAACCATAAGTTCTTTACCTTGTCATTCATTGCGCTACTTCTAACCGCAAAAATTATATTGAATGCTACGCCGATACTATCAGGGTTTTATCTCCTTACCATTGGACTTGTTGTTTATTATGTGTACTTCATAAAGCTGACAACAGGTATTTGCAAAAAAATATCACCGTTCAGTGTTGGTATCTGTCAGTCCCTTCCTATACTGATAGTCTTTGTAGCGCTTGCCATTAAGTCATGGGGAATGTCAGCGGATATATATTCAGGGAAAAATCTCAGGGTTGACTCAGGTAAGGGGATTCTTTATTGCTGGGGTGATTTAAAAACAAAATCATACTGGGATGCGGTTCACTACCTGCAAAATCATACCAGTAAGAATGATAGTCTCGTGGTTATCCCAGAGGGGGCGAGTATTAACTTTTATGCTGAGAGAAGTAATCCTTTGAAATATTTTTTGTTTCTTCCTGGAGATATCATAAAAATCGGCGAGCAAACAATTATAAACCAACTCCATGATAGTAAAATTGACTACATTGCCATAGTCCACAGACCCTCACATGAATATGAGTTTGATGCGTTTGGTGTCGACTACGGATTGCAGCTTTCATCTTGGATAGCAGGTAACTATGAAAAGGTAAATCAATTCGGGGCTAAACCATTTTCATCTGACAACTTTGGAATAGAAATTTTAAAGAGAAAATAG
- a CDS encoding glycosyltransferase family 4 protein produces MNIIVTTHDSIHPIKGGGALRTLKTAEEFRRRGHNVIIIAPTDGAAEVNGIKIEWLRGPSKQRSQILSSIKFNVRLLIKYLKFIRWADLIFVHNTIAAAVMLFLKPVFRCRFALDITDIHAEYLSIGRRTIMETLATPLLLFIEYRIIRIAESITAASLAMKRVLVEHGVRPDRIEVVYDGAEIDRLSAEKSDDFYFNLIHLGLIDKQHGVDVLIKALPEVLKEFPLVKCFIVGDGRELTKIKSLALELGVFDNCVFTGQLPCQEARAYLQKANIGIIPRRDNLPNRIVTTLKLLEYWASGTGVISSRLEAITEVGMEGLNITYFEPGSPSALALQIKRLLSAPEKLDLLRANGIKAAHHYCWDLLAPQIADKAVEL; encoded by the coding sequence ATGAACATAATTGTCACAACACACGACTCCATTCACCCGATCAAGGGAGGTGGCGCACTCAGGACGTTGAAAACTGCCGAAGAGTTTAGGCGGCGGGGGCACAATGTCATTATTATTGCCCCTACCGACGGCGCGGCGGAGGTCAACGGTATTAAAATTGAGTGGCTAAGAGGCCCTAGCAAGCAACGTTCTCAGATATTAAGTTCTATAAAATTCAACGTGAGACTATTAATAAAGTACCTGAAGTTCATTAGGTGGGCTGATCTGATCTTTGTACATAACACCATTGCAGCTGCTGTGATGTTGTTTCTGAAACCGGTTTTTCGCTGCAGGTTTGCCCTTGATATCACAGATATTCATGCGGAGTATCTGTCAATAGGTAGACGCACGATTATGGAGACATTGGCAACTCCGCTGCTGCTGTTCATCGAATACCGTATTATACGGATTGCCGAGAGTATAACCGCTGCATCGCTGGCAATGAAGCGAGTGCTAGTCGAACACGGTGTCAGGCCTGATCGCATAGAGGTAGTATATGATGGTGCCGAGATTGACAGGCTGTCAGCTGAGAAATCTGATGATTTTTATTTTAATCTTATCCATCTAGGGCTTATAGACAAACAGCATGGGGTTGACGTACTTATCAAGGCTTTGCCTGAAGTACTCAAAGAGTTCCCACTGGTAAAGTGCTTTATCGTAGGTGACGGTAGAGAACTGACAAAGATCAAGTCCCTGGCACTGGAATTGGGAGTGTTCGACAACTGCGTATTTACTGGGCAGCTACCGTGTCAGGAGGCAAGGGCATATCTGCAAAAAGCTAATATCGGGATAATACCCAGACGGGACAACCTTCCGAATCGAATCGTTACAACTCTCAAGTTGCTGGAGTACTGGGCATCTGGAACCGGTGTCATTTCATCCAGGTTGGAAGCCATTACAGAAGTTGGCATGGAGGGTCTAAATATAACTTATTTTGAGCCAGGGAGTCCATCCGCTCTGGCTTTACAGATAAAGCGACTGCTTTCTGCACCTGAAAAACTTGACCTCTTAAGAGCAAATGGCATCAAAGCAGCCCACCACTATTGTTGGGATTTGCTGGCACCACAAATAGCAGACAAGGCTGTCGAATTATAA
- a CDS encoding B12-binding domain-containing radical SAM protein yields the protein MRILLANPSCKQSIDNKYEKYFIRAGSRWPHSGVKRKGTIPHYLPFPFYLACSAAKLQESGFDVHTLDAIALDLSERSFLEMAAKIKPDLLFFEVTTPTINYDLKLLVKIREVIPDAIISIGGAHATTFAEQILADNPVIDVIFQGEYELALNDLALSYSDSQNRPRRCVIPRRAIGDNNVTSLSGVPFPAYDMFPIRDKSDPTVYWDGFCQLYPAIQMQTSRGCPNQCYFCLWNSVIYDHGAYRVYDPELVVAKMADLVTVYKAKEIYFDDDSFTVKKSHVVAICNALTRQNINVKWSCMADVAHLDEQLLQTMSLAGCIGIKFGVESGSNKVLKHVGKPVDLTMVQNIVRCCRKFNIKSHATFTIGLLEESEHDVQQTLAYAAALGADSIQISIATPFPGTRFYDTLQKQGLVSERGWEEFDGKCSAINLSPLLDRGRVEELRKRAMLRWLLKTVFIPTNLLRHRRIIIRTIQGLGIRKFMHKLSATLIDGYKNK from the coding sequence TTGAGGATTCTGCTAGCAAACCCCTCATGCAAACAAAGTATTGATAATAAGTACGAAAAATATTTTATTCGTGCGGGCTCCCGCTGGCCCCACTCAGGAGTTAAAAGAAAAGGAACAATACCCCATTATCTGCCGTTTCCTTTTTACCTCGCATGTAGTGCCGCGAAGTTGCAAGAGAGCGGTTTTGATGTGCATACTCTTGATGCAATTGCTTTGGATTTGTCTGAAAGATCTTTTCTCGAGATGGCGGCCAAGATCAAGCCTGATCTGCTGTTTTTTGAAGTTACCACTCCCACCATAAACTATGACCTGAAACTGCTCGTAAAAATACGTGAAGTCATTCCTGATGCAATAATTTCTATTGGCGGTGCCCATGCAACTACCTTTGCCGAGCAGATATTAGCTGATAACCCTGTGATTGATGTCATTTTTCAGGGTGAATATGAACTGGCCCTGAACGATCTGGCCCTATCGTACAGTGATTCACAGAATAGGCCGAGACGTTGCGTAATTCCACGGCGTGCGATCGGTGATAACAATGTGACGTCACTGTCCGGCGTGCCATTCCCCGCATATGATATGTTTCCAATTCGGGATAAGTCTGATCCGACAGTCTACTGGGATGGTTTCTGTCAGTTATACCCTGCAATCCAGATGCAGACTTCACGGGGATGCCCAAACCAATGCTATTTTTGCCTCTGGAATTCTGTGATCTACGACCATGGTGCCTATCGGGTTTATGATCCTGAACTCGTTGTGGCGAAGATGGCAGATCTCGTCACGGTCTATAAAGCTAAAGAGATTTATTTCGACGATGACAGCTTTACCGTCAAGAAGAGCCATGTGGTGGCAATCTGCAATGCCCTGACAAGACAGAATATTAATGTTAAATGGAGTTGTATGGCTGACGTTGCTCACCTGGATGAACAGTTACTGCAGACAATGTCTCTTGCAGGGTGTATCGGGATAAAATTCGGGGTTGAGAGTGGCAGCAACAAGGTACTGAAACACGTCGGGAAGCCGGTTGACCTAACAATGGTCCAGAATATTGTTAGGTGTTGCAGAAAATTCAACATCAAGAGCCATGCAACTTTTACAATCGGCCTTCTTGAAGAATCAGAACATGACGTGCAACAGACGCTGGCGTATGCAGCAGCGCTGGGTGCAGACTCGATACAAATAAGTATTGCTACACCGTTTCCCGGAACTCGATTTTACGATACGTTACAGAAGCAGGGTTTGGTGAGCGAAAGAGGTTGGGAAGAATTTGACGGTAAATGTTCGGCAATAAATCTCTCCCCATTGCTTGACCGAGGCCGAGTTGAAGAACTCCGGAAAAGAGCAATGCTTAGATGGCTGCTGAAAACTGTGTTTATCCCCACAAATTTGTTACGCCACCGGAGGATCATTATCCGGACAATCCAGGGTCTCGGAATCCGTAAATTCATGCACAAACTTTCGGCCACTCTCATCGATGGGTACAAAAATAAATAA